One window from the genome of Labilithrix sp. encodes:
- a CDS encoding WD40 repeat domain-containing protein, protein MSEPVALPRHRGSVTMLTFTADGRVLSTSLDRTAQLMLAETRKPLAVFEGHLAAVADAAALANDRVVTASFDGGVRFFDATTGRLALLAKGHTSRVIALAVAPGRERVASVSDDGSVRIWDRDGNAGPVLRGHDDGAMRAYFEDDKAIVTVSRAGIVATWDATTGKRIETNRMATPEEKAEPAPPRALELAKGIVAEARDDGTVRITEANSGRAVTLGGHDDAVTVLAISPDGDLLAAGSADGAILVWRWREAWGRGDGAAAATPELPCVWRISAETKTPDTRFDGGELWVGRSNVLHAYDAETGERGRTIEAQGDLVHFGKKRLVFARFVAEMSVVDRKSGKAVLTAPLEGEHLRARAAQPLAWCTRRAGKPNALRIVDPDKPDLAELGPMKGSLGVFAFRADGKRAAVAAAEEPRAWLWNVESGKLVAEATWEGAPATQLAFTHDGTRVVAGTRDGRVHVLDATTGERVRELVPPPGDPQRQGLAPIHVSPASDRVVAWGGDANHAILFDTTTGAPLLRLFGEEKSGLVASGVAFSPDGTRLVAAHVARPKLVFYDPIAAVRVVSHEVHRSGGVGVQLRFFAGGKRMLSWATQAIDKSLRAWDPRTGERLWANLGLGGEGIDAVVLSPNERFLAVTSRGWPLVRVVDAATGKTVADLAGHQGYVPPPSFAADETLLATSSYEGDVQVWELPSG, encoded by the coding sequence GTGAGCGAGCCGGTCGCGCTGCCGCGCCACCGCGGGAGCGTCACGATGCTCACGTTCACCGCCGACGGCCGCGTCCTCTCGACCAGCCTCGACCGCACCGCGCAGCTGATGCTCGCCGAGACGCGGAAGCCGCTCGCGGTCTTCGAAGGCCACCTCGCCGCCGTCGCCGACGCGGCCGCGCTCGCGAACGATCGCGTCGTCACCGCCTCGTTCGACGGCGGGGTGCGCTTCTTCGACGCGACGACGGGGCGGCTCGCGCTTCTCGCGAAGGGCCACACGAGCCGCGTGATCGCGCTCGCGGTCGCGCCCGGCCGCGAGCGCGTCGCGAGCGTGAGCGACGACGGATCGGTCCGGATCTGGGACCGCGACGGCAACGCGGGACCGGTCCTGCGCGGCCACGACGACGGCGCGATGCGCGCGTACTTCGAGGACGACAAGGCGATCGTCACCGTGTCGCGCGCCGGGATCGTCGCGACGTGGGACGCGACGACGGGCAAGCGCATCGAGACGAACCGGATGGCGACGCCGGAGGAGAAGGCGGAGCCGGCGCCGCCGCGCGCGCTCGAGCTCGCGAAGGGGATCGTCGCGGAGGCGCGCGACGACGGCACCGTCCGCATCACGGAGGCGAACAGCGGGCGCGCGGTCACGCTCGGCGGCCACGACGACGCCGTCACCGTGCTCGCGATCTCCCCCGACGGCGATCTCCTCGCCGCGGGCTCGGCCGACGGCGCGATCCTCGTGTGGCGCTGGCGCGAGGCGTGGGGCCGCGGCGACGGCGCGGCCGCGGCGACGCCGGAGCTGCCGTGCGTGTGGCGCATCTCCGCCGAGACGAAGACGCCGGACACGCGCTTCGACGGCGGCGAGCTGTGGGTCGGGCGCTCCAACGTCCTCCACGCGTACGACGCCGAGACGGGCGAGCGCGGGAGGACGATCGAGGCGCAAGGCGACCTCGTGCACTTCGGCAAGAAGCGGCTCGTCTTCGCGCGCTTCGTCGCCGAGATGAGCGTCGTCGATCGCAAGAGCGGCAAGGCGGTGCTGACCGCGCCGCTCGAGGGCGAGCACCTCCGCGCGCGCGCCGCGCAACCGCTTGCATGGTGCACACGTCGCGCGGGGAAACCGAACGCGCTGCGCATCGTCGATCCCGACAAACCCGACCTCGCGGAGCTCGGCCCGATGAAGGGCTCGCTCGGCGTCTTCGCGTTCCGCGCCGACGGCAAGCGCGCGGCGGTCGCGGCGGCGGAGGAGCCGCGCGCGTGGCTCTGGAACGTCGAGAGCGGCAAGCTCGTCGCGGAGGCGACGTGGGAGGGCGCGCCCGCGACGCAGCTCGCGTTCACGCACGACGGCACGCGCGTCGTCGCCGGCACGCGCGACGGCCGCGTCCACGTGCTCGACGCGACGACGGGGGAGCGCGTCCGCGAGCTCGTCCCGCCGCCGGGCGATCCCCAGCGGCAGGGCCTCGCGCCGATCCACGTGTCGCCGGCGAGCGATCGCGTCGTCGCGTGGGGCGGCGACGCAAACCACGCGATCCTCTTCGACACCACGACCGGCGCGCCGCTCCTCCGCCTCTTCGGCGAGGAGAAGTCGGGCCTCGTCGCCTCCGGGGTCGCGTTCTCGCCCGACGGCACGCGCCTCGTCGCCGCGCACGTCGCGCGCCCGAAGCTCGTGTTCTACGACCCGATCGCGGCGGTCCGCGTCGTCTCGCACGAGGTCCATCGCTCCGGCGGCGTCGGCGTGCAGCTCCGCTTCTTCGCCGGCGGCAAGCGCATGCTCTCGTGGGCGACGCAGGCGATCGACAAGAGCCTCCGCGCGTGGGATCCGCGCACGGGCGAGCGGCTCTGGGCGAACCTCGGCCTCGGCGGCGAGGGGATCGACGCGGTCGTGCTCTCACCGAACGAGCGCTTCCTCGCGGTCACGTCGCGCGGCTGGCCGCTCGTCCGCGTCGTCGACGCCGCGACCGGCAAGACGGTCGCGGACCTCGCCGGCCACCAGGGCTACGTGCCGCCGCCGAGCTTCGCCGCCGACGAGACGCTCCTCGCGACGAGCTCCTACGAAGGCGACGTGCAGGTCTGGGAGCTGCCTTCGGGTTAA
- a CDS encoding SUMF1/EgtB/PvdO family nonheme iron enzyme — translation MRGVLRTGLFIVAASFAAGGVALAQNPDEAPASCRAQVVNALSRLAPAFAGKTRKIAAKQPGSLEAAIWGYAPPKYHDVEEGTLPPPRAGGKCPSEMAFVAGRVCVDKWEGHIVLRAPDGAETPHSPYVPPPSDKVYVAKSAPNVVPQGYISAKQSETACKAAGKRLCHPVEWRVACGGTEGTAFPYGPTRVTGKCHDTGKSPMVTYHAGTMNRGWGQAELNDPRNNQLEGGLAKTGAYPDCVTDEGVFDMVGNLSEWTADPNGTFQGGLWLDTTQHGEGCAYRTISHEFQYHDYSTGFRCCADPTGG, via the coding sequence ATGCGGGGTGTGCTTCGAACCGGTCTGTTCATCGTCGCGGCGTCGTTCGCCGCCGGCGGCGTCGCGCTCGCGCAGAACCCGGACGAAGCGCCGGCCTCGTGCCGCGCGCAGGTCGTGAACGCGCTCTCGCGCCTGGCCCCGGCCTTCGCCGGCAAGACACGAAAGATCGCGGCGAAGCAGCCCGGCTCGCTCGAGGCGGCGATCTGGGGTTATGCGCCGCCGAAGTACCACGACGTCGAGGAGGGCACGCTCCCGCCGCCGCGCGCGGGCGGCAAGTGTCCCTCGGAGATGGCGTTCGTCGCCGGTCGCGTCTGCGTCGACAAGTGGGAGGGCCACATCGTGCTGCGCGCGCCCGACGGCGCGGAGACGCCGCACTCGCCGTACGTCCCGCCGCCGTCCGACAAGGTCTACGTCGCGAAGAGCGCGCCCAACGTCGTGCCGCAGGGCTACATCAGCGCGAAGCAGTCGGAGACCGCGTGCAAGGCGGCGGGCAAGCGGCTCTGTCACCCGGTCGAGTGGCGCGTCGCGTGCGGCGGCACGGAGGGCACCGCGTTCCCGTACGGCCCGACGCGCGTGACGGGCAAGTGCCACGACACGGGCAAGAGCCCGATGGTGACCTACCACGCGGGCACGATGAACCGAGGCTGGGGCCAAGCGGAGCTCAACGATCCGCGCAACAACCAGCTCGAGGGCGGCCTCGCGAAGACGGGCGCGTACCCGGACTGCGTGACGGACGAGGGCGTCTTCGACATGGTCGGCAACCTGTCGGAGTGGACCGCGGACCCGAACGGCACGTTCCAGGGCGGCCTCTGGCTCGACACGACCCAACACGGCGAAGGCTGCGCCTACCGCACGATCTCCCACGAGTTCCAGTACCACGACTACTCGACCGGCTTCCGCTGCTGCGCCGACCCCACCGGCGGCTGA
- a CDS encoding Uma2 family endonuclease, which produces MRTQKLSGRGPFVASQIRSGDPYELSNGHPVQCLPTGQRGSTRNLVGGAALETDPKVEAAGVDLGVSTEPGMLRAPDVAVGPIADEKGWARTAPPLAVEYADVGQDEKELQAKIYELLDAGTKLVWVVRLEGARRVEVYEKDRKMRVVKGDGVLTAPGILENPVPLAVLYDRDAAHEATLRNLLQRKGFESLDAVEAKGREEGREEGREEGREEGREEGREEGREEGREEGRIDALRTSILAVLEARGVDARAIEASLAAETNIETLERWLRAAATASRAADVVAARPKRTKRR; this is translated from the coding sequence ATGAGGACGCAGAAGCTCTCGGGCCGCGGCCCCTTCGTCGCGAGCCAGATCCGCTCCGGCGATCCGTACGAGCTGTCGAACGGGCATCCGGTGCAGTGCCTGCCGACGGGCCAGCGCGGCAGCACGCGGAACCTCGTGGGCGGCGCGGCGCTGGAGACGGATCCGAAGGTCGAGGCCGCGGGCGTCGACCTCGGCGTGTCGACCGAGCCGGGCATGCTCCGCGCGCCGGACGTCGCGGTGGGGCCGATCGCGGACGAGAAGGGATGGGCAAGGACGGCGCCGCCCTTGGCCGTCGAATACGCGGACGTCGGACAAGACGAGAAAGAGCTCCAGGCGAAGATCTACGAGCTGCTCGACGCGGGGACGAAGCTCGTCTGGGTCGTCCGCCTCGAGGGCGCGCGCCGCGTCGAGGTCTACGAGAAGGACCGCAAGATGCGCGTCGTGAAGGGCGACGGCGTCCTGACCGCGCCCGGCATCCTGGAGAACCCCGTCCCGCTCGCGGTGCTCTACGACCGCGACGCCGCGCACGAAGCCACGCTCCGGAACCTGCTGCAGCGCAAGGGATTCGAGAGCCTCGACGCGGTCGAGGCGAAAGGACGCGAGGAAGGCCGCGAAGAGGGACGCGAGGAAGGGCGCGAAGAAGGACGCGAGGAAGGCCGCGAAGAAGGCCGCGAGGAAGGCCGCGAGGAGGGCCGCATCGACGCGCTGCGGACGAGCATCCTCGCCGTGCTCGAAGCCCGCGGCGTCGACGCGCGCGCGATCGAGGCGTCGCTCGCCGCCGAGACGAACATCGAGACGCTCGAGCGCTGGCTCCGCGCCGCCGCGACCGCTTCACGCGCCGCCGACGTCGTCGCCGCCCGCCCGAAGCGCACGAAGCGCCGCTGA
- a CDS encoding class I SAM-dependent methyltransferase, with amino-acid sequence MSLANDYRRQAAWRDWPTAFAALPSLEGKTVLDVGCAIGDQAAELVAHGARVIGVDANADLLKVARARGLPPERAEFRQHDLRALPDLGEPIDGVWCSFTAAYFVDLEPALKSWIACLAPGGFIALTEVDDLFAHTPLAEETRAILDAYADDALRAKRYDFRMGKKLAPTLEAIGFTPAEERSLGDAELSFSGPAAPDVLEAWQSRLDRMVTLKDFAGDRFDAVARDFLACLARPEHRSGARVHFCLATA; translated from the coding sequence ATGAGCCTCGCCAACGATTATCGCCGCCAGGCGGCGTGGCGCGACTGGCCGACCGCGTTCGCGGCCCTCCCCTCCCTCGAGGGGAAGACGGTCCTCGACGTGGGCTGCGCGATCGGCGATCAGGCGGCGGAGCTCGTCGCCCACGGCGCGCGCGTCATCGGCGTCGACGCGAACGCGGACCTCTTGAAGGTCGCGCGCGCACGCGGCCTGCCGCCCGAGCGCGCCGAGTTCCGCCAGCACGATCTCCGCGCGCTGCCCGACCTCGGCGAGCCGATCGACGGCGTGTGGTGCAGCTTCACCGCCGCGTACTTCGTCGACCTCGAGCCGGCGCTGAAGAGCTGGATCGCGTGCCTCGCGCCGGGCGGCTTCATCGCGCTCACCGAGGTCGACGACCTCTTCGCGCACACGCCGCTCGCGGAGGAGACGCGCGCGATCCTCGACGCGTACGCGGACGACGCCCTCCGCGCGAAGCGCTACGACTTCCGCATGGGCAAGAAGCTCGCCCCGACGCTCGAGGCGATCGGCTTCACGCCGGCGGAGGAGCGATCGCTCGGCGACGCGGAGCTCTCGTTCTCCGGCCCCGCCGCGCCGGACGTGCTCGAGGCCTGGCAGTCGCGCCTCGATCGCATGGTGACGCTGAAGGACTTCGCGGGCGATCGCTTCGACGCGGTCGCGCGGGACTTCCTCGCCTGCCTCGCGCGCCCCGAGCACCGCTCCGGCGCGCGCGTCCACTTCTGCCTCGCGACGGCTTAA
- a CDS encoding hemolysin III family protein, with product MATQLVLDAPVKPLLRGVSHQISFFCAIAATAALVLRAKPGPATAVAFVFGATLVNLFGTSALYHRVDWSTRARKRMRRLDHAAIFVLIAGGYTPIFGLVPSQAGGHGALYAIWIGAGLGAFKSLLWPDAPKWVTALLCVGLGWMVTGQVIDRASAVGTLTVGLLIASGVTYSLGALVYALKRPNPFPKVFGYHEVFHAIVIAASVCLFAHVVMVMRAVG from the coding sequence ATGGCGACCCAGCTCGTGCTCGACGCGCCCGTGAAGCCTCTCCTTCGCGGGGTTTCCCATCAGATCTCGTTCTTCTGCGCGATCGCGGCGACGGCCGCCCTCGTGCTGCGGGCGAAGCCGGGTCCGGCGACGGCGGTGGCCTTCGTCTTCGGGGCCACCCTCGTCAACCTGTTCGGGACGAGCGCGCTCTACCACCGGGTCGACTGGTCGACGCGCGCGCGCAAGCGCATGCGGCGCCTCGATCACGCGGCCATCTTCGTCCTCATCGCGGGCGGGTACACGCCGATCTTCGGGCTCGTCCCGTCGCAGGCGGGCGGGCACGGCGCGCTCTACGCGATCTGGATCGGCGCGGGCCTCGGCGCCTTCAAGTCGCTGCTCTGGCCGGACGCGCCGAAGTGGGTGACGGCGCTCCTCTGCGTCGGGCTCGGCTGGATGGTGACGGGGCAGGTCATCGATCGCGCGTCCGCGGTGGGCACGCTCACGGTGGGGCTCCTCATCGCGAGCGGCGTGACCTACAGCCTCGGCGCCCTCGTCTACGCGCTGAAGCGCCCGAACCCGTTCCCGAAGGTCTTCGGGTACCACGAGGTCTTCCACGCGATCGTCATCGCCGCGAGCGTGTGCCTCTTCGCGCACGTCGTGATGGTGATGCGCGCGGTCGGCTGA
- a CDS encoding CocE/NonD family hydrolase, translating to MLRPTFLVLGTLTLTLACHAVRPAPAAGAPAATVPDASADEPLVKGNVETDAEYARAIREHYTKYEHRVPMRDGVRLFTAVYVPKDTKHRYPIMLQRTPYSVGPYGVDLYPSDKNARAMRRFAPSTQMLKEGYVFVHQDVRGRMMSEGTFVDVRPHRTGNAKTDVDESTDAWDTIDWLVKNVPNNGRVGTWGISYPGFYAAQAAIDAHPALKAASPQAPVTEWFIGDDFHHNGALFLAAAFDFYASFGKPRPEPTKKGKWESQHESEDVYDFFLAMGPIANADKKWLDGKIAFWNEMLAHPNRDEWWKARDPRPHYKDARPAIMTVGGWYDAEDLWGALETYRAYEKGAKSENVLVMGPWSHGGWARHDGDRLGDVTFGQKTSLYYREHIEAPFFARHLKGKKGAPAPEATVFERGTNMWRTYDKWPPPEAKPVTLWFGANGKLATKAADAEPDEFVSDPKKPVPYRAKPSDAIDQDFMTEDQRFAARRPDVVVYATEPLADDVLLTGPIEASVWLSTTGTDADVVVKLVDVWPADTAAENNVHFGGYQELVRAEVMRGRFRNSFEKPEPFKPNEPALVKVTLPDVAHTFRTGHRLMVQVQSSWFPLVDRNPQTFVDIAKATDADFKLATHRIFKGGDKASSVKLLVSRGAL from the coding sequence ATGCTCCGCCCGACGTTCCTCGTCCTCGGGACCCTGACCCTCACCCTCGCGTGCCACGCGGTCCGGCCCGCGCCCGCCGCCGGCGCTCCGGCCGCGACCGTCCCCGACGCCAGCGCCGACGAGCCGCTCGTGAAGGGGAACGTCGAGACCGACGCCGAGTACGCGCGCGCGATACGTGAGCATTACACGAAGTACGAGCACCGCGTCCCGATGCGCGACGGCGTCCGGCTCTTCACCGCCGTCTACGTGCCGAAGGACACGAAGCACCGCTACCCGATCATGCTGCAGCGCACGCCGTACTCGGTCGGACCCTACGGCGTGGACCTCTACCCGAGCGACAAGAACGCCCGCGCGATGCGACGGTTCGCGCCGTCGACGCAGATGCTGAAGGAGGGGTACGTCTTCGTTCATCAGGACGTCCGCGGCCGCATGATGAGCGAAGGCACCTTCGTCGACGTGCGCCCGCACCGAACCGGGAACGCCAAGACGGACGTCGACGAGAGCACCGACGCGTGGGACACGATCGACTGGCTCGTGAAGAACGTCCCGAACAACGGGCGCGTCGGGACGTGGGGCATCTCGTATCCCGGCTTCTACGCCGCGCAGGCCGCGATCGACGCGCACCCCGCGCTGAAGGCCGCGTCGCCGCAGGCGCCGGTGACGGAGTGGTTCATCGGCGACGACTTCCACCACAACGGCGCGCTCTTCCTCGCCGCCGCGTTCGACTTCTACGCGTCGTTCGGCAAGCCGCGCCCCGAGCCGACGAAGAAGGGGAAATGGGAGAGCCAGCACGAGTCGGAGGACGTCTACGACTTCTTCCTCGCGATGGGCCCGATCGCGAACGCGGACAAGAAGTGGCTCGACGGCAAGATCGCCTTCTGGAACGAGATGCTCGCGCACCCGAACCGCGACGAGTGGTGGAAGGCGCGCGATCCGCGCCCGCACTACAAGGACGCGCGCCCGGCGATCATGACGGTGGGCGGCTGGTACGACGCGGAGGACCTGTGGGGCGCGCTCGAGACGTACCGCGCGTACGAGAAGGGCGCGAAGAGCGAGAACGTCCTCGTGATGGGGCCGTGGAGCCACGGCGGTTGGGCGCGCCACGACGGCGATCGCCTCGGCGACGTCACGTTCGGGCAGAAGACCTCGCTCTATTACCGCGAGCACATCGAGGCGCCGTTCTTCGCGCGGCACCTCAAGGGCAAGAAGGGCGCGCCCGCGCCGGAGGCGACCGTGTTCGAGCGCGGCACCAACATGTGGCGCACCTACGACAAGTGGCCGCCGCCGGAGGCGAAGCCCGTCACGCTCTGGTTCGGCGCGAACGGCAAGCTCGCGACCAAGGCCGCGGACGCGGAGCCCGACGAGTTCGTGAGCGATCCGAAGAAGCCGGTCCCGTACCGCGCGAAGCCGAGCGACGCGATCGATCAGGACTTCATGACCGAGGACCAGCGCTTCGCCGCGCGCCGCCCCGACGTCGTGGTCTACGCGACGGAGCCGCTCGCGGACGACGTGCTCCTCACCGGCCCGATCGAGGCGTCGGTGTGGCTCTCGACGACCGGCACCGACGCGGACGTCGTCGTGAAGCTCGTCGACGTCTGGCCCGCCGACACCGCGGCGGAGAACAACGTGCACTTCGGCGGCTACCAGGAGCTCGTGCGCGCGGAGGTGATGCGCGGCCGCTTCCGTAACTCGTTCGAGAAGCCGGAGCCGTTCAAGCCGAACGAGCCGGCGCTCGTGAAGGTCACGCTCCCCGACGTCGCGCACACCTTCCGGACCGGGCATCGCCTGATGGTGCAGGTCCAGAGCTCGTGGTTCCCGCTCGTCGATCGCAACCCGCAGACGTTCGTCGACATCGCGAAGGCGACCGATGCCGACTTCAAGCTCGCGACCCACCGCATCTTCAAGGGCGGCGACAAGGCGTCGAGCGTCAAGCTCCTCGTCTCGCGCGGCGCGCTCTGA
- a CDS encoding MFS transporter, whose amino-acid sequence MKEFIEAFKALRHAPLAFWLCVFAFTFDGMAYFGVLPLMKPFLGQDLLIKPEYASIWVSCFTGSLTIAMLLVGASERVLGIRKSLILALTLSTLGRVVYSSSPFFGGLFGLAVSLVIIATGEATVQVICYAGVKRYTTEKTSSMGYALLYAGLNFGAMLTGPLSAKVRTTQDVAYKAGTSALSGFNAVNWVCTGITAATLLVFFLFMSKKVEANVARGTDEPKEKAIAGDRGSAKEPPAKPAGKSPFKDPRFLFFIFALLPVRTLFAHQWLTMPEYVLRSYSQDVADHMEVFVDSVNPLVIFFGVPTIAALTKKRHVLSMMIVGSLVSASATFILCAGEHVTLLLLYFVVFSIGEAIWSSRFLEYAAEIAPEGRVAQYMGVANLPWFVAKTTTGFYSGFILEKFVPKDGAKSGPTMWLIYGAIAMLSPLALTTARKWLRAGMVVKAPAAEPS is encoded by the coding sequence GTGAAGGAGTTCATCGAGGCTTTCAAGGCGCTCCGCCACGCGCCGCTCGCGTTCTGGCTGTGCGTCTTCGCGTTCACCTTCGACGGCATGGCCTACTTCGGCGTGCTGCCGCTGATGAAGCCGTTCCTCGGGCAGGACCTCCTCATCAAGCCGGAGTACGCGAGCATCTGGGTCTCGTGCTTCACCGGCTCGCTCACGATCGCGATGCTCCTCGTCGGCGCGAGCGAACGTGTCCTCGGCATCCGGAAGAGCCTCATCCTCGCGCTCACGCTCTCGACGCTCGGCCGCGTCGTCTACTCGTCGTCGCCGTTCTTCGGCGGCCTCTTCGGGCTCGCGGTCTCGCTCGTCATCATCGCCACCGGCGAGGCGACGGTGCAGGTCATCTGCTACGCGGGCGTGAAGCGCTACACGACCGAGAAGACCAGCTCGATGGGCTACGCGCTCCTCTACGCGGGCCTCAACTTCGGCGCGATGCTCACCGGGCCGCTCTCGGCGAAGGTCCGCACGACGCAGGACGTCGCCTACAAGGCGGGCACGAGCGCGCTCTCCGGCTTCAACGCGGTGAACTGGGTCTGCACCGGCATCACCGCCGCGACGCTCCTCGTCTTCTTCCTCTTCATGTCGAAGAAGGTGGAGGCGAACGTCGCGCGCGGGACGGACGAGCCGAAGGAGAAGGCGATCGCGGGGGACCGCGGGAGCGCCAAAGAGCCGCCCGCGAAGCCGGCCGGCAAGAGCCCGTTCAAGGACCCGCGCTTCCTCTTCTTCATCTTCGCGCTCCTCCCCGTGCGCACGCTCTTCGCGCACCAGTGGCTGACGATGCCGGAGTACGTGCTCCGCTCGTACTCGCAAGACGTCGCCGATCACATGGAGGTGTTCGTCGACTCGGTGAACCCGCTCGTCATCTTCTTCGGCGTCCCCACCATCGCCGCGCTGACGAAGAAGCGCCACGTCCTCTCGATGATGATCGTCGGCTCGCTCGTCAGCGCGTCCGCGACCTTCATCCTCTGCGCCGGCGAGCACGTCACGCTCCTCCTCCTCTACTTCGTCGTCTTCTCGATCGGCGAGGCGATCTGGTCGTCGCGCTTCCTCGAGTACGCGGCGGAGATCGCGCCGGAGGGCCGCGTCGCGCAGTACATGGGCGTCGCGAACCTGCCCTGGTTCGTCGCGAAGACGACGACCGGCTTCTACTCCGGCTTCATCCTCGAGAAGTTCGTCCCGAAGGACGGCGCGAAGAGCGGCCCGACGATGTGGCTGATCTACGGAGCGATCGCGATGCTCAGCCCGCTCGCGCTCACCACCGCGCGGAAGTGGCTCCGCGCCGGAATGGTGGTCAAGGCGCCCGCGGCGGAGCCGTCGTGA
- a CDS encoding GIY-YIG nuclease family protein — MKTDAWFVYVARCADGSLYCGVARDVKARIAQHDAGKGARYTRGRGPLTVAAVRKCASHGDALRLELAVKRLPRPEKERLTNPRRFRALQRSLARQPPVGSAQQRKPVE; from the coding sequence ATGAAGACGGATGCGTGGTTCGTCTACGTGGCGCGATGCGCAGACGGCTCGCTGTATTGCGGCGTCGCGCGTGACGTGAAGGCGCGCATCGCGCAGCACGACGCGGGCAAGGGCGCCCGCTACACGCGCGGCCGCGGGCCGCTCACCGTCGCCGCCGTCCGCAAGTGCGCCTCCCACGGCGACGCGCTCCGCCTCGAGCTCGCCGTGAAGCGCCTCCCCCGCCCCGAGAAAGAGCGCCTCACCAACCCGCGCCGCTTCCGCGCCCTCCAGCGCTCGCTCGCGCGTCAGCCGCCGGTGGGGTCGGCGCAGCAGCGGAAGCCGGTCGAGTAG
- a CDS encoding peptidyl-prolyl cis-trans isomerase → MSTSVVIETDLGDIEVELADDKAPKSVANFLQYVESGHYEGTIFHRVIPGFMAQGGGYDEKLEKKPVKDPVENEADNGLKNERGTVAMARTSAPNSATAQFFINVKDNGFLDHTGKNDTGWGYAVFGKVTSGMDVVDKIVGVKTGAKGPFTKDAPEENIKIKSVKKKE, encoded by the coding sequence ATGAGCACGTCCGTCGTCATCGAGACAGACCTTGGGGATATCGAAGTCGAGCTGGCGGATGACAAGGCGCCGAAGTCCGTCGCCAACTTCCTCCAGTACGTCGAGTCCGGCCACTACGAGGGCACCATCTTCCACCGCGTCATCCCGGGCTTCATGGCCCAGGGCGGCGGTTACGACGAGAAGCTCGAGAAGAAGCCGGTGAAGGATCCGGTGGAGAACGAGGCCGACAACGGTCTCAAGAACGAGCGCGGCACCGTCGCGATGGCGCGGACGAGCGCGCCGAACTCGGCGACGGCGCAGTTCTTCATCAACGTGAAGGACAACGGCTTCCTCGATCACACCGGCAAGAACGACACCGGCTGGGGCTACGCCGTCTTCGGCAAGGTCACCTCCGGCATGGACGTCGTCGACAAGATCGTCGGCGTGAAGACGGGCGCGAAGGGCCCCTTCACGAAGGACGCGCCGGAAGAGAACATCAAGATCAAGAGCGTGAAGAAGAAGGAGTGA
- a CDS encoding helix-turn-helix transcriptional regulator — MASRKAKPATKEKKRAADPPPSTRELRPSSSMTIEAPALTVEQLVAAARGKSVAHAPPVPPAPPTTARVLDDLAATVEVPALGAAGPRVLIMDAAEAVIADRGFNLTTSREVASWAGVSVDVFHAHFADMRALLGALCERLSAQATSVIDDATRPGVWDGKASARPVDLAIRSVVDLLLARAALVRAIFASGERALVDELRRVGTHLTVRLTRSLLETDDPPAAPEVGFAVLLAVSIAHHAIVVGPEWSGVELDRGDVSRRAAAAANAYLAGTLRSR; from the coding sequence ATGGCAAGCCGCAAGGCAAAGCCGGCGACGAAGGAGAAGAAACGCGCCGCCGATCCGCCGCCGTCGACGCGGGAGCTCCGCCCCTCGTCGTCGATGACGATCGAGGCGCCCGCGCTCACCGTCGAGCAGCTCGTCGCCGCCGCGCGCGGCAAGAGCGTAGCGCACGCGCCGCCGGTTCCCCCTGCCCCGCCGACGACCGCGCGGGTGCTCGACGACCTCGCCGCGACGGTGGAGGTGCCCGCGCTCGGCGCGGCCGGGCCGCGCGTGCTCATCATGGACGCGGCCGAGGCCGTGATCGCGGACCGCGGCTTCAACCTGACGACGTCGCGCGAGGTCGCGTCGTGGGCAGGCGTCTCGGTCGACGTGTTCCACGCGCACTTCGCCGACATGCGCGCGCTCCTCGGCGCGCTGTGCGAGCGGCTCTCTGCGCAGGCGACGAGCGTCATCGACGACGCGACGCGACCCGGCGTCTGGGACGGCAAGGCGAGCGCGCGCCCGGTCGATCTCGCGATCAGGTCGGTCGTCGACCTGTTGCTCGCGCGCGCCGCGCTCGTGCGCGCCATCTTCGCGTCGGGAGAGCGCGCGCTCGTCGACGAGCTCCGGCGGGTGGGGACCCACCTCACCGTGCGGCTCACGCGATCGCTGCTCGAGACCGACGATCCGCCCGCCGCGCCGGAGGTCGGGTTCGCGGTGCTCCTCGCCGTGTCGATCGCGCATCACGCGATCGTCGTCGGGCCCGAGTGGTCCGGGGTCGAGCTCGATCGCGGCGACGTCTCGCGGCGCGCCGCGGCGGCCGCGAACGCGTACCTGGCCGGCACGCTCCGTTCGCGCTAA